The Arachis ipaensis cultivar K30076 chromosome B07, Araip1.1, whole genome shotgun sequence genome includes a window with the following:
- the LOC107609445 gene encoding leucine-rich repeat receptor-like serine/threonine-protein kinase BAM3, which translates to MAATPSSFSFALFAFLFLLSLTYPSCVSSFPMSLRSQASILVSLKQGFEVNNNTSILSLKTWNMSNYMSLCTTWEGVKCDHRNVSVIALDISNLNLSGSLSPAITGLKTLVNVSVAGNALSGEFPNDIHKLPLLKYLNISNNMFSGTLSSWQFNELKELEVLDAYDNMFNGSLPLGVTNLHSLKYLSFGGNYFNGSIPSSYGTLFQLNYLSLAGNDLRGFIPIELGNLTNLTQLFLGYYNQFHGGIPKEFGRLTNLVHLDLANCGLQGPVPAELGNLDKLDTLFLQTNQLSGTIPPQLGNLSSLKSLDLSNNELTGEIPFEFQGLKELTLLNLFINRLHGEIPSFIAEMPNLQVLKLWQNNFTGSIPSRLGQNGKLTELDLSTNKLTGLVPRSLCFGKKLKILILLNNFLFGSLPNDLGECYTLQRVRLGQNYLTGSIPNGFLYLPQLSLLELQNNYLSGFLPRSTDAPSSKLGQLNLSNNRLSGTLPASIEKFPDLEILLLHGNRFSGEIPPDIGKLKSVLKMDLSVNNFSGTIPPEIGKLSLLTYLDLSQNQLSGPIPIQVSQIHILNYLNVSWNHLNQSLPKELGSLKGLTSADFSHNNFSGSIPELGQFSVFNSTSFEGNPELCGYDMNPCNNSSSSVSQSHVKANSKSGVPGKYKLLFALALLGCSLVFATLAIIKSRKSRRGANSWKLTAFQKLEYGSEDIIGCIKESNVIGRGGAGVVYGGTMPNGEQVAVKKLLGINKGCSHDNGLSAEIKTLGRIRHRYIVRLLAFCSNKEDNLLVYEYMPNGTLGEVLHGKRGEFLGWETRLKIAIEAAKGLCYLHHDCSPLIIHRDVKSNNILLNSHFEAHVADFGLAKFLHDSAASQCMSSIAGSYGYIAAEYAYTLKVDEKSDVYSFGVVLLELLTGRRPVGGDFGEEGLDIVQWTKLQTNWNKEKVVKILDERLNQHNKIPMDEAMQVFFVAMLCVQEQSVERPTMREVVDMLAQAKQPNTFQITTI; encoded by the exons ATGGCTGCTACTCCTTCTTCTTTCAGTTTTGCACTCTTtgcctttctttttcttctatctCTCACTTACCCTTCTTGTGTTTCTTCATTTCCTATGTCCTTGAGAAGTCAAGCTTCAATCTTGGTTTCTCTCAAACAAGGTTTTGAAGTCAACAACAACACTTCTATTTTGTCACTCAAGACTTGGAACATGTCCAACTACATGTCCCTTTGCACTACTTGGGAAGGTGTCAAGTGCGACCACAGAAATGTTTCTGTGATTGCACTTGACATATCCAACCTCAAcctctccggatcactttcgccGGCCATCACGGGACTAAAGACCCTTGTCAATGTCTCTGTGGCCGGCAACGCGCTCTCCGGAGAGTTCCCTAATGATATCCACAAACTACCATTGCTGAAATACTTGAACATATCCAACAACATGTTTAGTGGAACTTTGAGTAGTTGGCAATTCAATGAACTCAAGGAGCTTGAGGTTCTTGATGCCTATGACAACATGTTCAACGGATCACTCCCTCTTGGTGTCACTAATCTCCATAGCCTCAAGTACCTGAGTTTTGGCGGGAACTACTTCAATGGTTCAATCCCTTCAAGCTATGGAACATTGTTTCAGCTCAATTATCTTTCTCTAGCAGGGAATGATTTGAGAGGTTTCATACCAATTGAGCTTGGAAACTTAACCAACTTGACACAACTTTTCTTGGGATATTACAACCAATTTCATGGTGGAATTCCAAAAGAGTTTGGTAGGTTGACCAACCTGGTCCATCTGGACCTTGCGAATTGCGGCTTGCAAGGTCCAGTTCCGGCCGAGTTGGGCAACCTTGACAAGTTGGACACACTTTTCTTGCAAACAAATCAGCTGAGTGGAACAATCCCTCCTCAATTGGGGAATTTGAGCAGCTTGAAGTCTCTTGATCTTTCAAACAATGAGCTAACAGGTGAAATCCCATTTGAGTTCCAAGGCCTAAAAGAGCTTACACTATTGAACCTATTCATCAATAGGTTGCATGGTGAGATTCCAAGTTTCATTGCTGAGATGCCTAATTTGCAAGTGCTGAAGCTTTGGCAGAACAACTTCACTGGTTCAATTCCTTCAAGGCTTGGACAGAATGGTAAATTAACTGAACTTGATCTTTCAACAAACAAGCTCACAGGACTAGTTCCAAGGTCTCTTTGTTTTGGTAAGAAGCTCAAGATTCTGATTTTGCTCAACAACTTTCTCTTTGGATCTTTGCCTAATGATCTTGGTGAATGCTACACACTTCAGAGAGTTAGATTGGGACAGAACTACTTAACAGGTTCAATACCAAATGGATTTCTCTATTTGCCTCAACTATCTCTTTTGGAACTTCAGAACAATTATCTGAGTGGTTTTCTTCCAAGAAGCACTGATGCACCTTCATCAAAGCTAGGACAGTTGAATCTTTCCAATAATCGCTTATCCGGGACCCTGCCGGCTTCAATCGAAAAGTTTCCTGATTTGGAAATCCTTCTTCTTCATGGAAACAGATTCTCAGGTGAAATTCCACCAGATATAGGCAAGTTAAAGAGTGTTCTCAAGATGGATTTGAGTGTTAACAACTTTTCAGGTACTATTCCTCCTGAGATTGGTAAACTTTCATTGCTGACATACTTAGATTTGAGCCAAAACCAATTATCTGGTCCAATACCAATTCAGGTTTCTCAGATTCACATATTGAATTATCTTAATGTCTCATGGAACCATTTGAATCAGAGCCTTCCAAAGGAACTTGGATCCTTAAAAGGCTTAACTTCAGCAGATTTTTCTCACAACAATTTCTCTGGTTCAATCCCTGAACTTGGTCAATTCTCAGTGTTCAATTCAACTTCCTTTGAGGGAAATCCTGAGCTATGTGGATATGACATGAATCCATGCAACAATTCCTCATCATCAGTGTCACAATCTCATGTCAAGGCCAATTCGAAATCCGGGGTTCCGGGGAAATACAAGCTTCTATTCGCGCTCGCCCTTTTAGGCTGCTCATTGGTGTTTGCCACACTGGCAATCATCAAGAGCAGAAAATCGAGGCGAGGCGCGAATTCGTGGAAGCTAACAGCATTCCAGAAGCTTGAATATGGAAGTGAGGACATCATAGGTTGCATCAAAGAGAGCAATGTGATAGGAAGAGGTGGAGCAGGAGTTGTATATGGAGGAACAATGCCAAATGGAgaacaagtagcagttaagaagcTTCTAGGAATCAACAAAGGTTGTTCACATGACAATGGTTTATCAGCAGAGATTAAAACTCTAGGGAGAATCAGGCACAGATACATTGTGAGATTACTTGCATTTTGTTCAAACAAAGAGGACAATTTGCTTGTTTATGAGTACATGCCAAATGGAACCTTAGGTGAAGTTTTGCATGGCAAAAGAGGTGAGTTTCTTGGTTGGGAAACTAGGCTCAAGATTGCAATAGAAGCTGCTAAAGGCCTTTGTTATTTGCACCATGATTGTTCTCCCCTCATCATTCATAGGGATGTTAAGTCCAATAACATTTTATTGAACTCTCATTTTGAGGCTCATGTTGCTGATTTTGGACTTGCCAAGTTCTTGCATGACTCTGCTGCTTCTCAGTGCATGTCTTCCATTGCTGGTTCCTATGGCTACATTGC TGCAGAATATGCATACACATTGAAAGTGGACGAGAAAAGTGATGTGTATAGTTTTGGAGTGGTGCTGCTAGAGCTTCTCACCGGAAGAAGGCCGGTGGGCGGCGATTTCGGCGAAGAAGGGCTAGACATAGTTCAATGGACAAAGCTCCAAACAAATTGGAACAAAGAGAAGGTGGTGAAGATCCTTGATGAGAGGCTAAACCAACACAATAAAATTCCAATGGATGAGGCAATGCAAGTGTTCTTTGTGGCAATGTTATGTGTTCAAGAACAAAGTGTGGAGAGACCAACCATGAGGGAAGTTGTTGACATGCTTGCACAAGCAAAACAACCAAACACATTTCAAATAACAACAATATGA